The genomic window GAGAAGGCTTTGCTGTGAAGGAAGAGGTGTCTCTCATCCATGCTGACCATGGATGGGAAAAGACATTTGCTAAATTGTGTTATTCTGAATCCTCACATCCTCTAGGACTGAGCAGTAGCCATTTAACTTCCTGCTGATCCCTGTTTCCAATACATGACACACATGTTGTGCCTGCACACAAGAAACTCCCAAAGACAGCCGTGAAATCCAGGCCATCTCCCTCTTAATTGtcaccttcctcttctcctgctccaggcaaCGAGACTACCTTGTGCACATGCCCAAACACAACCATCTGCAAAGTCTTCCAGAAGGGCTACATCCTGCTCTACCCCTTCAACACCGAGTACTGCCTAGTCTGCTGCTCCGTGCTCTACGTCATGTGGAAGAATGTGGGGAGACGCATCAGCCACCACCATGTCCTGCACACCAAGCCCAGATTCAAGCTCCAGGGGGTGGTCTTTGGGCCACTGCTGGGCACCGCTGCTGTAATCATCGGGGCCTGTGTCTTCATGATATATCAGATCCAGGCCACCAGCTTGGCCCCCAGCCGACAGGTTTTTGTGATCTATTATTCCTACTACATTGTGCTCCTGCCCCTGATGAGTGTGGGCGCTGTGATCGGGACAATCATCCAcgccttggaaaaaaaagagctggaCACGCTGAAGAACCCAACCCGCAGCCTGGACGTGGTCCTGTTGATGGGGGCAGCCCTCGGCCAAATCGGCATGTCCTACTTCTCCATTGTGGCCCTGGTGGCCACTGACCCCAGGGACCTGCTGAACAGTCTCATCCTGTCCTACTCTATCCTCCTCATCTTTCAGAACATCAGCCAAAATGTTTTTGTCATTGACGGGCTCCATCGGCGGCACGTTGTAGCAGCGACTGAGGCCAAACACATCAGACACGCCGGGCAGCACAcggtggctgcagagctgcctggggaagaggagaccACACTGAGCAGCAAACAGGAGCACAGCCAGACACCTCCTGGCAAAGAGGAAGACACTAAAGAGCAGAATCGTGAAGCCTACAGCCAGAGACGAGTGAGCGTGCTGGAGATGGGACAGGAGATCCGGAAAGCTTCCCTGTCCTATATCCATACCTACTCTcacctgagctggaagagaagagTATTGAGGGAGATCTCGTTCTTCTTGGTTTTGTGCAACATCATAGTAAGTATTGTGCTCTCTGCTCCATCACAGGTCGGCTGTGCCACAGTGACCTGTGACACAGATGTGATCTCCTTGTCTTTCTCTTGCATTCCAGACAAAAAACCTTTGCCCACCAAGTTTCAACCTACTGGTGAGGCAAGTCAAGACCGGTTTTGCTGTTAATACCCCACTCTCATAATTAGGAAGTCTCTCTTTCACCCTCAGAGTCAAATATTACTGGGTTTCATGGGTGCAGACAGCTGATAAATCCTTACTTGCCAAGATTTTAGCCtctgaaaaaacccccattAGGCTCATTAAGGGTGTTTCATGAGAAAGGTGGAGAAATGTGAGGCACCAGCATTAAGCCTCTGTAAATATGAGTCTCCAGGTTTGAAACTCACCCAATAAAGTACACTGTGGTCTGGGATCTTGAGTCAACCCTGCAGCCTTAATCCAGTGAAAACACATTGCCCAAGGAAACAGTGAAAGCCCGTACAAAGATGAAGCAAGCTGGGGCAGAATGGGGCTGTCATTAGGTTTCCAAGGTTTCTACATGATTTGAATTATAGCAAGGAGTCAACAGCATAACTATGggattttccttctccttcctggcaAGGAGACTACTATGATACTCCTGAAATATTCCTACAACCACTTGAGCCAGTGCTGAGATTAGGGTGCAGGTAGAGGACAGTTTGTCATCCTCTCACTTGTGTTTCTTTCCCTCACATCTCTCCAGCTGTGGGTCATGCCCACATTTGGGGCTCACCCTGTCTTCGAGAATGGAATGGAAAGGTCATTTTACGGCTACTCCACCTGGTTTGTGATCGTGAACTTCGGGCTCCCCTTGGGTGTGTTCTACCGCATGCACTCAGTCGGGGGGCTCCTGGAGGTCTATGTCACAGCCTGAGCCAAGCTggacccccaccccaggggctggggagaaCCAGTGATGCTGAACAAAGATGCAGTAAGCAGCAGATATGCACGTGGAAGCTTCTAAGATATTTCCCCTCCGGCTTCTGCTTGGACTTCTCCTTGTACATTACCGTGAGTTTCGGAAGAGGTTGTTTCATATTATCCTTTTCCACCATAGAGAATAGACTCAAAGCCCATAAACAAACTCTCACTGCTCTCAGGAACCATGCATACAGTCACAAGTCTGCCAGTGGATGCTGTTTGGCAGCAAGTGGGACTTTACCCACACCTGTTGAGATCTTCCAGATAAAAGAATGCAAGAGCAGCCTTTAGCAAAAGCAACAAAGACTGGCCTGCACCAGTTCAGAAAATCAAAAGcaatcaaaaaataaaagctataaCATGACCTTGCCTTACTGAGAATAAACACTACTTCTCCCTACAGGCACTCCCAGAGCCTCAAGTGGGAATCACTAGGGAAGCACTGTGGGTGATCTTTACTCACCACAGATGATGTTATCACTGGTGTGGACTAGCCAAGGTCCCATCCTTGCACACAGGGCTAGTTCAAGAGCAAGCCACTGCCACATCCACTGTGaatccctccccaccccaacaCTTTGGcccttgctgctgccttgcaCATCCACAAACCTTTCTCGAGGTCACCATGCACAAAGGAAGGCAGCTGCAGAGCGAGGTGCCTGCATCAAAGACCTGCTAGGATGTGCTCCATAGGCATGCCTGCTTTGAAGGCACGTGGGAGAGCAAGGGGCTTTGTGACTGTGGTCCCAAATCCAGAGCCTGATGAATGGAAATAAAGAGATTGAATTTTCACCTGTGTCTTGTGAAATCTCTGGGTCTGCTCTGCACTCAACGGGCTCAAAGTCAACTCACTTAAACCGCTCTTGCATTCcgaggttggatggggctctcaGCAACCTGGCCTAggggaaggaattcctgcccatggcagatgagctttatggtcccttccaatccaaaccattctgggattctgtgagaTTTAAGAGCAGGCCTGCTCTACAATCAATCAAAATCTGTCATGACCCTTACCCAAGCATGGTACAAAAGGCATTCTCATTATTGCTTCTGTTCCTCTGTAAATCAACCCCAGGATCAGTGTGGGTTTAGGATTAGAGCCtatttctgggggtttttttgtgattcCATAGAAAAGCAAACTCTCCCACGACAGTAACAGTGAGGATTCAGCATTCAGGCAGTGATAGCACCTTTCTGTGAAACTCTAAGTGAGACTGATTTCATGAGCATGAACTTTGCCCAATCAGTGTTTGTATTTGGGCCCATGTCAACAGAAATATGTAATGAGAAATAACAGCTGGATAAATTAGGCTCCAATAAAGTTAATTATTATTCTCATGTCAGTGTTTGTACCACAGGATCCACAGGACATACATGCTAAGGTCTGACCTCAAACCTTCTTCCCAGTGATTGACAGCCTGGGGACAAGGAAGGATGACACTTCATGGGCAAACCATGACCTGGATTTTATCCAGTTTAATGGATAAAACACTGGTTTAAGTTACTGAGCTTTCACAGAGCAGGTGACTTTGGAATGAACACTAAATACATGACTGAAGACATGATCAGCATGGACAGGAATGAAGCCCACCAGCTCCAACTCTCACCTACAGCCACACAGATCAGATAAACAGTCAAGGCCCTCCATGCCCTTTCCTAACAGCCCCCAGGGCCAGGGTGCCTGTTTTACAGGTCTCAACTGCACAAAGGTTTTAGCACATGGTTCACTAACTCAGGAGACTTGATCCTGTTTGATCTTTGATGATGCTATAAACATAGAAACAGCCAAACCCACACAATTCAGGCTCATTTTCCAGAGTCAAATCTTAATTTctgattataaataaaattaccaCTGCAGAGAAAGCCAGCCTGTGGTCCCCTAGTGGCACAAATCACCTCAATGTAAGACAAACAAGATTATAAACTTCtctctggggaagaaaaaaaaaaaaggacccaAGTGCATGTTTCAGTTAATCTTTATCTTTCTCTCCGTAAGTAAGCAAAGAGTTTACAGTGCAAGTTGATTTCCACAGAACAAGGATCAGACTCCAAACaccaagaaacaaacaaaaaggcttCCAGAGGAACtcacaaagaaacaaagcagaaaagagaggaCGGAAGAGATTGTGAGAACCAGCAGATCCATGGGAGGGAAGAGGCAAAGCACATGGGACACGGGAGGCCCCGTTCCAGCTGTGAGGTGCGAGTGCCATACAATCAGAGTCTGGCCCCACCAAATCACATTCTTATACATGAGAGATTCTCCAGGTGAAACAGAGCCCTCACCCTGTTTACACCAACAGAGGTGGGGTCAGGATGGGAGTAGTGCTGGGTGGCAAAGTGGGTTAGAGATGGGAGGCAGGTGGGGGAATAACCTCTCTCTATTTCACGCATTTCTTATCCTTCAGAAAACCATTccagttttatttcactttctaCTGGCCTGGGACTCTATCCTCTTTCAGTGCCCAGAGAAGGAAACCACCTGACTACAGGCCAGTGGGAGCCagcagcacactggagcagctctcTGGGAGAGGATGGTCATGCTGTTATCACTGCAGCTGCAAAGCTTAGGCCAGGGTTACAAGTCACAGACTTGTGTCACACTGTCCCTGTACTTTAATGTGACAGACCTGTGGTCTAACCTGTGGCAAACAGCTCATGGCCAGCAATCCTCCCAAGAGCCTGAATAAAAGAGCACCAAGGACTATGCTTTGCTGGAGAGGGAAAGGTCTCAGTTCATGACAGGACCCCTCACATTTCATTGTCTAAAGACCACGTGGGTCTAAGACAACAGCCCCTCCCAGCAGAACATAAAATTTGACTCAAACCCCAGGGCGTCTCCACTTACCAATGTGTAACCCCACGATGCTGAACCAAGCCAGCAACAGCGGATCTCCCACCAGTTCCCATTCTGGCTTCCCAGATTTTACACGTGCTTGGGACCCAATACATTCAAGACTCAATAACTTGGTCAATAGCAAAATGCCCTGAAGAATTAAACTTTGCCTCAGCAGTCTCCACTCCCTACTGACATGGAGATGCTTTTCCTCCTACAACTTCCAAATTCCTCCTACAACTTCCCTGAGTGCCTCCCTCAAACCCTTGCCTTAACGGTAGTGTGCAAAAGACCCTTTTGCTCCCTGCATTGCATCAGCCTGCCAGGCAAAGATGGAAGGATGTGGTTCCTTTCAAACCCAGGTGACTGTGTCCTTTCAGCCAGTGGGAGAAGACTTAAAAGAATTTAACAGTCAGGTCTCTTCTCCTTGCTCTCACTGAGCCAATCCCTTCCTCCTTGTGTGCTCACACAGATTAAACAGGGCTTTCAAAAGTGAGACAGGCTCCTTTGCAACAGCCCACCATGAAGGACAGGCTGCTGGGCCTGGAAGCCAAGGAAAAACTTCTGAGCCACACCAACAAAACTTCTCAAGCATCTTTCCAGGAAAGGACTAGAGAGATTCAGAACTGAGACACAAAGTTTTCCTTCAAcatcttctcctttcatttAGGTGGGAAAGACTTCCCTATATGCAACTGAGACACTAGAGAGACACCTGCAGCCAGAAGGGATGCCCTGGAAACTTTATGGAGCTACACGGAAGTAACTGCAGTTTCCAAACCCTGTCTCCTGCAGGAATAGCAGCTTCTCCCTTGCACCCAATGTACAGCTAGTCTTTTTCAATTAAATGCTGACTCTGACCAGGGCAAGGACAGGGTCATATTGGTTATCAAACCACATCCAGAAGCAAAAGAGTAACAGAGGAGCTAAGAACAGTCTGATTTCTAGTGCAACCACAACAATGGACAATCCCTTAGATATCTTTAACTCAAGGTTCATGGTGAAGGGTGAGGGAAGAGACATGAACTGGGGGGAGGGATGTCCAAGCAGGTCCCGATTAAAGCTTTAAATGACAGGGAGGTAAATGAAATGATTGTCCTTTTGGTCTCTCAGCTGGACGTGAAATGCAGGAATAGTTGTGATGAAGCAGCACACCGCAGTCCTTAGATCCAGTGTATTCCTCTCAGTAGAGGTAAGTGCTCTCTTTAGACCCGTTGAATTTCAAACAGCTTCACATCTGTGTCATACCAGATCGGGGGATCCACATTCCTGAGACAGAAAGACAAGAGACACTTTACTCCCTGTGGCCAGGTACATGGAATTCCAATCTCACAGCCAAGGTTACAGGAGCTGGCTGCACAGTGTGCCTTCAACTTTGCATAAAAGGAGATCACTGGCTGAGAGACAATGCACCTTACAGGGATGACAGTATCTACAAGATCCCACAAAGCCAGAGCTTTGCATGAAATCTCTGCACCAGACCCTCTGGGCAGCTTTTCtattccctgctgctgccagttcCCAAACAAGCAGCACTCCCAGAACAACCCCCTTCATGTCACCCACTCAAAGTTTTGGAGCAGCTGATTCACCCCAGTCTCTTCCAAGGGAACAACATCTTTCTATCCTGTAAATATGAGATAACCCAGGGCTGGCTGAGCACACGCAATTCTCTCTATAGGCCTCCCAAAACTTTGGAAAAGACCTAGtcaggctgcagccagctggtTTACCTTAAATAAATAACTCCCCACATGTAGGTGCGGAACCACATGGCAGTGCCCGAGTTTGCCTGGTACTTGCGGATGAGGATGGGGTGAGGCACCGGGAGCAGCCCCACCAAGGTGCCATGCTGCAGGAACCTGAGGATCTCTGACTCATCTGTGAGACCCCTGCCAAGACACAGACCAGGAACATCCTTAGCATGTCCCACAAACATctccaaaactgctgcagcacaaaggGTCAGCCTAAACAAACGCAGACACTGAGCCATAGCCAAAGTGAACACTCCTGCTCCCCTCTGTAAACAGAGTGGAGAAGGGATCAGACAAACAAGATGTTTGGCAAGGAAAGTAACAACTCTGCTGAGCCCAGCATGCTTTCAATTAAACTTTACAAGGTTTCTCTTACGAGCCCTCCAAATTCAAACTCTGCCAACATCATATTGCTCCTTAAAACACCACACAGCCCTTCCTCTCCAAAAATCTCCTTACTTGTCAATGCAGATCTTCTCCACCTGAGGGACCAGCACCTGTAAGAGCCGCATGATTGTCTGCAGGGGAAGCTTTGACTTCCAAGACATCACCTGTAGGTAGGAAAGCAACAGGGACATCAGCGCACTACATTAGCAGGCTTTTACAGCTGTCTCCACAATCTCTGCAACAAATGAAGTTTACAAAGATCACAAAGCTGGTGGGTGAACTGAATGCACAGGAGCAGTACAGTAAATCTTGGAGCACTAGAATTATGAGGCACCCAATGAGACCAGTGGGGCATTGGTTTGAAAGAGGTAAAACAAATCATTTCTTTGCAGATGTCAGTAAATTAAAGTTCTGGAGCTTTGACCTCAAGCACCTGTGAGGAAATGCTGCTTGAGTCTCTGATGGCAGGGGAAGGGGTAGGGGTTGTGAGGCATTTCTGCCACAACCCTTCCTCATTATTGATTTCCTCTGTTCAGATGCCCTTACCCAGTCAGGAGTTGGAGTCCACTGTCCACTGGAGGATGCACTAGAGAGACGCCTTCGATCCCGCCGGGAATGTGATGCCTCCTATcaataaacattatttttaacaaataaaaaaaaaaccaaatgtaaaTCACACTTAAGAGTAAGAAATACAATCCATTTTCTGCTGATATTCTCCCCAGATTTTCTAGACCGCTACTGGGAAAGACAGCTCAGCCTGTCCCTAGAACATGTCAAACCACCAGACCTTCTTTTACCAAACCCATGTGCTCTGACCCAGTGAGTGGCAATATTTGATGAAGTTGGAGGGCCCTGTGGAAGGTCACAGGTCCAGTCACCACTGTTGACACTCTGCTGGAACAATCCACAGTGGCAGAGTTAAAACAGGACTGACAAGAGACTGTTCAGGCATACTTATTTCTTTTGGCACAGAGATTAAATAGCTGAAGGCCACAGATTTTCCAGCCTCTGTCTACTGAGTATCTCTGGGATTTTTGGTGTCCATCCTAGAATATCCTGAAGAGCATTTTTCCAAGGGTAGGCTCTCAGCAATTCTTATCTAACAGCTCTTGCTCCTTGAGGAATGACACACTCAACCTGGCTTTCCACACTCAtggtgggaaggaaggaaataaccCTCTAAAATCACTGTTGATCTCTGCACAAGGTGAAGAGAGGCTTTTTCCTTTAGCAATGCACCCTGACCACGCACTGCTACAGCCTAGAGCTGACTTTTCTACAAAACAAATGGGCACAGCACTTCCTTCCAACAGCCATCCTACACCTCCTCCACATGCACAGACTCATTCACTCATCACCTTTACAACCAGAAACAGCCAGCCTGGGGtagagctgtgccagtgcttttccagctggggaACAGCTCTAGCCAGCTGCTGGACACAGATGGAATGACCCATGATTATGTTTCATGTGCTGCTAGAAGAAGAAAACCTTTCTTCTGCAAGTTCTCAGTCAAGATCTCATTAAATGACAACATAATTAATTGCGTGCTTAAGATGTCTCATTGGCCATGGGCCTTGGTATCAGGCAAGGCCAGGAAGGGTAAATAAAATTGGTCCGGGGGTATTTGGGAATTCTGTACATTCCAATTTATTCAAAGCCACTCTGAGGGCAGCACCTCAGCCCAGCCTTCATGGGAACACATTGCTCACAGCACCAGCTAGACAGAAGATTCTGGTAGAGTTCTCCATCccaagggagaggaaaaagaagcagcagtaaGAACCTGAGTTGAAAACCTCAGGATCAGGAGGTTTCATGGCCTCCCCAGGCAATTTTACACTCACTGCTCTGTCAGAGTCTTCATGTTGGAGAAAGTTCACTCAAGTGCCCCAGCTCTTGTGTCGTAGCACAAACATGAAACACCCAAGATGATGCAACAGCCCTTCTGAACCACGTTGTGTTCCAGCACCCTGCACATGTGCACACTGCCTTTAGTGCAATGCCTTTCTTCAATGGGGCCAACAGACCTCTTCTTCTAACCCCTCATTTTTGTTCACACCTAGACCTTCCCTGCACACCAGTGTCTGACCTTACCCCACTCCAGGGCTCCCCATCActcagggctgtgggtggattTCCCTCTGGTGACAGCTGGGAAGCCTCGGGCTCCAATGAACGCATGGTCCCATCCTCCGACACCTGGGACTTCTCCGTGAGCTTGTCAATCCCTGTgttcaaaagaggaaaagctcAGAAACACAGGTTAATTAAGTATGTTTAAAAGCAAAGGGTTCTTCTCTGCCCCACTATGCATTGACACCCTGTGTCTCTGCTGATACCGGAAAAGCGCTCCTTTCAACAGGAGAAGGAAGATTTAGCCTTGATTTCACAACCCCAAAGGAGTTTTTCTCTAGAAAAATGCTCCCTGAGGAGTAACACAGGTTCACATGGATTGAGTTAACCTAAGGCAATAGGTCAAGATTAGGACAAATGGTCATGGCCACACTAAGTCTGAGAGGACAGAAACTGAAGGCAGTTTGTTTGTGATCAGCTTGGGCCAACTGATCTGAAACTCAAGACTGAAAGGCAGTTAAGTTATTCACAAATGTAAACTCTTAATCTCTCCACACCCAGTGAAAAGGTGAGCCCACACCATATctcacagagaaaacaaacctcTCTCCTGTTCCAAAGGTAAACTAAAGCTCACCTGGAGTAGCCACCAGACTGGTCTTCAGCGTCCCTGGTtcagcaggggcagcaggacGTGACCCTTCCATGGAGACCCCGTCCTGGGAGTTGGTGCGAGAAATGGGTTCGGGGGTTTTCTTCTTGCGCTGCAGCCCCTTCTGGATGGACTGGGAGTCCGTGGGCAGGTTGGCCAGCTGGTGAAAGACATTCCGCTTGCGGATAACAGCATAGACCAAATTGGAGTTCCCTGGGAATCACAGCAACAGAACGAGCAGAGAAGTAAGGCTCAAagagctctgccagcccagcccagcttgCTGCGTACACAAAGCATGGTTGCTCCCACCCACAAAGGCAGTGGCACAGGGAAGAAAGAGCAGAGATCAATATCCTCCTATCTGTtactaagcagtacagaaaattcagagaaatcCTTCCTAGGCTGGAAAGCTGACAAGAAATGGCTTGGTGAGGGATATTCAAacagctgagaagaaaaaggacaGTTTAAACTACATATTAGCATctattttggaagaaaaggtTACTAGCCAAGGTTCAAGATTCTTCCATCTTCAAAAGAactcacaaaacaaaacagggcaTTTAATTTAAGGAGACACAGGCTTGAAATAGCAAAGCCAAAAAGCCAGAATTCTCACTGCCTGCAAGATGGCACAGAACAGAATGAAATCATCCTCTAATATAAAACACAAATTACACCCACAAAGGTTGGTTTTGGATTTGGCAATTGCCACATGCAAGATTCCCATCAgggaagcagaacggctgttcttGATTTGCAAGTTTAAAGCAAAACACTAAATTTTGACCAGGTTTAGGGACTTGACTTTATTATTTCTTTGAGGTAGAAGACTATCATTCTATTAAGAGGGAAAGCATAAGGCAGTTCCTGGAAAGTAGCACATGGCAGAACTTTCTTTGCATGAGGCAGTTTGGTCTTCAGCCCCCAGTAACCTGCCAAAGGAGAACTGAGAGGCACTTGAAAGTTGTTTTGTCCCATCAAATACATTGCTGAGCAACATGAGCAGTTTCACAGCAACATCCAGCCAGTCACAACTTACGTGTTACACACTCACTTTGtgtctcttttcct from Corvus hawaiiensis isolate bCorHaw1 chromosome 19, bCorHaw1.pri.cur, whole genome shotgun sequence includes these protein-coding regions:
- the OTOP3 gene encoding proton channel OTOP3 — protein: MSDKKVSRPCHHCKSRSASAPTDTSKIHYEKFWLYRHCSSVQQRDRQAQKAGQLFSGLLAMNVVFLGSAFISSMIFNQVAITLADVWILLSILKVLCLFWIIYYLLGTSRQPHAVLYRDSHAGAIWIRGSVLLFGTCSILLNVFHIGYSTILVQCKSRVEIVFPSIGILFICTQAYFLWHHSKDCIQVQHNFTRCGLMLTIATNLLLWLLAVTNDTLHVEIESQLREVERRFSGNETTLCTCPNTTICKVFQKGYILLYPFNTEYCLVCCSVLYVMWKNVGRRISHHHVLHTKPRFKLQGVVFGPLLGTAAVIIGACVFMIYQIQATSLAPSRQVFVIYYSYYIVLLPLMSVGAVIGTIIHALEKKELDTLKNPTRSLDVVLLMGAALGQIGMSYFSIVALVATDPRDLLNSLILSYSILLIFQNISQNVFVIDGLHRRHVVAATEAKHIRHAGQHTVAAELPGEEETTLSSKQEHSQTPPGKEEDTKEQNREAYSQRRVSVLEMGQEIRKASLSYIHTYSHLSWKRRVLREISFFLVLCNIILWVMPTFGAHPVFENGMERSFYGYSTWFVIVNFGLPLGVFYRMHSVGGLLEVYVTA